One Amycolatopsis tolypomycina DNA segment encodes these proteins:
- a CDS encoding zinc-binding dehydrogenase, whose amino-acid sequence MQAWIATAEDVRLSEVPEPTLKGGGVLVEVLAAHVPAYTNAVVRGNRGGLPVPLVLGPSCVGRVLAVAPDVFHVEPGDLVLDTALLDAGGGDEVLVGWVGLGGSGAGSERTDRMRAVWRDGVFAEKALCAKETLVKLPGAGTYPDPARLAFLPWLCIAASGLHAAGPVAGRDVAVVGATGQLGGAAVLTALAEGAATVTAVGRNEEALGRLAKLDPRVRTHRLTGDRATDAAGIGPVDVALDTLGATPSADATMAAYDSLRVRGTLVLVGGVRQDLPVPYGDLMHRRLTLRGSWMSDQDTVTTVWNLVRSGVLDLAAVELLTAGLADPAAALDLAERTTGLGFVALVP is encoded by the coding sequence ATGCAAGCTTGGATCGCGACCGCAGAAGACGTACGCCTGTCCGAAGTGCCGGAGCCCACGCTCAAGGGCGGTGGCGTGCTCGTGGAGGTGCTCGCCGCGCACGTCCCGGCGTACACGAACGCCGTGGTGCGGGGAAACCGCGGCGGCCTGCCGGTTCCCCTGGTCCTCGGACCGTCCTGCGTCGGGCGCGTGCTCGCCGTCGCGCCGGACGTGTTCCACGTCGAGCCGGGCGACCTCGTGCTGGACACCGCGCTGCTCGACGCGGGCGGCGGCGACGAGGTCCTGGTGGGCTGGGTCGGGCTGGGCGGCTCCGGCGCCGGCAGCGAGCGCACGGATCGCATGCGCGCGGTGTGGCGCGACGGCGTCTTCGCGGAGAAAGCCCTGTGCGCCAAGGAAACGCTGGTCAAGCTGCCCGGCGCCGGGACGTACCCGGACCCGGCCCGCCTGGCGTTCCTGCCGTGGCTCTGCATCGCCGCCTCGGGGCTGCACGCGGCGGGCCCGGTGGCCGGCCGCGACGTCGCGGTGGTCGGGGCGACCGGTCAGCTGGGCGGCGCGGCGGTGCTGACCGCGCTGGCGGAAGGCGCGGCGACGGTGACGGCGGTGGGCCGCAACGAGGAGGCGCTCGGCCGGCTGGCGAAGCTCGACCCGCGCGTCCGCACCCACCGGCTGACCGGCGACCGCGCGACGGACGCGGCGGGCATCGGCCCGGTGGACGTGGCCCTCGACACGCTCGGCGCCACGCCGTCGGCGGACGCGACCATGGCCGCCTACGACAGCCTGCGGGTGCGCGGCACCCTGGTGCTCGTCGGCGGCGTGCGCCAGGACCTGCCCGTCCCGTACGGCGACCTGATGCACCGACGGCTCACCCTGCGCGGCTCCTGGATGAGCGATCAAGACACGGTGACCACGGTCTGGAACCTGGTCCGGTCCGGGGTGCTCGACCTCGCCGCGGTCGAGCTGCTGACGGCGGGCCTGGCCGACCCGGCGGCCGCCCTCGACCTGGCGGAGCGCACGACGGGCCTCGGGTTCGTCGCCCTCGTCCCCTAG
- a CDS encoding NUDIX hydrolase, protein MEGLTSMTIRCVGGIVFDPYGRLLLIRRANDPDSGQWSLPGGRVEPGETDKEAVVRELFEETGLDVIPGTLVGSVRRGPYEIFDYACEVEGGVLTAGDDASEARWSDAADLAALEAGGEVVELLFVTLREWGALPRA, encoded by the coding sequence ATGGAGGGCTTGACCAGCATGACGATCCGCTGTGTCGGCGGCATCGTGTTCGACCCGTACGGCCGTTTGCTGCTCATCCGGCGCGCGAATGACCCCGATTCGGGGCAATGGTCGCTGCCGGGCGGCCGAGTCGAACCGGGCGAAACGGACAAAGAGGCCGTGGTCCGCGAGCTTTTCGAGGAGACCGGCCTCGACGTGATTCCGGGCACACTGGTGGGCTCGGTACGGCGGGGACCGTACGAGATCTTCGACTACGCCTGCGAGGTCGAGGGCGGAGTTCTCACGGCTGGTGACGACGCATCCGAGGCCCGTTGGTCCGATGCGGCAGACCTTGCCGCGTTGGAGGCCGGTGGAGAGGTGGTCGAGCTGCTTTTCGTGACGCTGCGTGAGTGGGGGGCCTTGCCGCGGGCCTGA
- a CDS encoding CPBP family intramembrane glutamic endopeptidase, whose amino-acid sequence MRVVWQLLTVAAIAFAGQQAVAVADGNPWLTLLAGGLTAVLAVAGYRWVVRKTEHRPVTELSGPGAGLALGRGTLAGVALFAAVILNIALLGDYEIRGWGTVSGAIGLLGFMAAAAVTEELLFRGILFRFVEKWTGTWIALVATGLLFGLSHLFNEHASLWGAIAIAIEAGGLLTGAYIATRKLWVPIGVHFGWNFAAAGIFGTEVSGNGTPQGLLDAVTSGPSAITGGSFGPEGSLYSVLFCLLATGGFLWLAHRRGRLVPRRRAERVDDVTTLSR is encoded by the coding sequence ATGAGGGTCGTCTGGCAGCTGCTGACGGTGGCCGCGATCGCGTTCGCCGGGCAGCAAGCGGTCGCCGTGGCCGACGGGAATCCGTGGCTCACGCTGCTCGCCGGCGGGCTGACCGCCGTGCTCGCGGTGGCCGGCTACCGGTGGGTGGTGCGGAAGACCGAGCACCGCCCGGTCACCGAGCTGAGTGGCCCGGGCGCCGGGCTCGCGCTCGGCCGGGGGACCCTGGCCGGGGTCGCGCTCTTCGCGGCCGTCATCCTCAACATCGCCCTCCTCGGCGACTACGAAATCCGGGGCTGGGGCACGGTTTCCGGCGCGATCGGGCTCCTCGGCTTCATGGCCGCCGCCGCGGTGACGGAGGAGCTGCTGTTCCGCGGCATCCTGTTCCGGTTCGTCGAAAAGTGGACCGGCACGTGGATCGCGCTGGTGGCCACCGGCCTGCTGTTCGGTCTTTCGCACCTGTTCAACGAGCACGCGAGCCTGTGGGGCGCGATCGCCATCGCCATCGAGGCCGGTGGCCTGCTGACCGGCGCGTACATCGCGACCCGCAAGCTGTGGGTGCCGATCGGCGTGCACTTCGGCTGGAACTTCGCCGCGGCGGGCATCTTCGGCACGGAGGTCTCCGGCAACGGCACCCCGCAGGGCCTGCTCGACGCCGTGACGTCGGGGCCGTCGGCCATCACCGGCGGGAGCTTCGGCCCGGAGGGCAGCCTCTACTCGGTGCTGTTCTGCCTCCTGGCGACGGGCGGGTTCCTGTGGCTGGCCCACCGGCGCGGCCGCCTGGTGCCGCGCCGCCGCGCCGAGCGGGTCGACGACGTCACTACACTTTCCCGGTGA
- the corA gene encoding magnesium/cobalt transporter CorA: protein MPAIPSLGGLRGRGNKGAVPVRPVPVPLSAYVVDCAVYVAGERLPGRWTHSEAIKEVRKRHEGFVWIGLHEPDAQQIQGVADTFGLHELAVEDALEAHQRPKLERYDDTLFLVVKTVRYVEHESPTTANEIVETGELMVFLGRDFVITVRHGNHSGLARLRRELDDDPERLQLGPSAVVHAITDHVVDHYLDVTGRIETDIDEMEAQVFAPRSQVSAEQIYLMKREVLELRRAVMPLATPIQRLAEGYTRLVPDEVRSYFRDVADHLTTVSERVAAFDELLSTLVDATVAKISLQQNTDMRKITSWAAIITVPTMIAGIYGMNFDYMPELHWQFGYPLVITLILGICLLLYRIFRKNGWL, encoded by the coding sequence ATGCCTGCCATTCCCTCGCTCGGCGGCCTCCGCGGCCGCGGCAACAAGGGCGCCGTCCCGGTCCGCCCGGTTCCGGTGCCGCTGTCCGCGTACGTCGTCGACTGCGCCGTGTACGTCGCCGGTGAGCGCCTGCCCGGCCGCTGGACGCACTCCGAGGCCATCAAGGAGGTCCGGAAGCGGCACGAGGGGTTCGTCTGGATCGGGCTGCACGAGCCGGACGCCCAGCAGATCCAGGGCGTCGCCGACACGTTCGGGCTGCACGAGCTGGCGGTCGAGGACGCGCTCGAAGCGCACCAGCGGCCGAAGCTGGAGCGCTACGACGACACGCTGTTCCTGGTGGTCAAGACCGTGCGGTACGTCGAGCACGAGTCACCGACGACGGCCAACGAGATCGTCGAAACCGGCGAACTCATGGTGTTCCTCGGCCGCGACTTCGTGATCACCGTGCGGCACGGGAACCACTCGGGGCTGGCGCGGCTGCGGCGTGAGCTGGACGACGACCCGGAGCGGCTGCAGCTGGGGCCGTCCGCGGTGGTGCACGCCATCACCGACCACGTCGTCGACCACTACCTGGACGTCACCGGGCGGATCGAGACCGACATCGACGAGATGGAGGCGCAGGTCTTCGCGCCCCGCTCGCAGGTCAGTGCCGAGCAGATCTACCTGATGAAGCGGGAGGTCCTCGAGCTGCGCCGGGCGGTGATGCCGCTGGCGACGCCGATCCAGCGCCTGGCCGAGGGCTACACGCGGCTGGTGCCGGACGAGGTCCGCTCCTACTTCCGCGACGTCGCCGACCACCTCACGACCGTGTCCGAGCGGGTCGCGGCGTTCGACGAACTGCTGTCCACCCTGGTCGACGCGACCGTCGCGAAGATCTCGCTCCAGCAGAACACCGATATGCGCAAGATCACGTCGTGGGCGGCGATCATCACCGTGCCGACGATGATCGCCGGTATCTACGGGATGAACTTCGACTACATGCCCGAGCTGCACTGGCAGTTCGGCTACCCGCTGGTGATCACCCTGATCCTCGGGATCTGCCTGTTGCTGTACCGAATATTCCGGAAGAACGGCTGGCTCTAG
- a CDS encoding MarC family protein → MAFADVFDAKLFMSATITLIVIMDPPGTVPVFLSLVGRKPMATRARAARQAVLVSLLVISLFAVAGQAILAYLGIGIPALQGAGGLLLLLIALQLLTSNGHEPEAAAEDVNVALVPLGTPLLAGPGAIAATIVFVRQADGHVGAYIALALAIVTTHFVIYLCMRYSGLVIRLIKESGITLLAKVAGLLLAAIAVELVANSVRGFISGAG, encoded by the coding sequence ATGGCGTTCGCCGACGTCTTCGACGCGAAGCTCTTCATGAGTGCGACGATCACCCTGATCGTCATCATGGACCCGCCCGGCACCGTGCCGGTGTTCCTCAGCCTCGTCGGCCGCAAGCCGATGGCGACCCGGGCGCGCGCCGCCCGGCAGGCCGTCCTGGTGTCGCTGCTGGTCATCAGCCTGTTCGCGGTCGCGGGCCAGGCGATCCTGGCCTACCTCGGCATCGGCATCCCCGCGCTGCAGGGCGCGGGCGGGCTGCTGCTCCTGCTGATCGCGCTGCAGCTGCTCACCAGCAACGGCCACGAGCCCGAAGCAGCGGCCGAGGACGTCAACGTCGCGCTCGTGCCGCTCGGCACGCCGCTGCTGGCCGGGCCCGGCGCGATCGCCGCGACCATCGTGTTCGTCCGGCAGGCGGACGGGCACGTCGGCGCGTACATCGCCCTGGCGCTGGCGATCGTCACGACGCACTTCGTGATCTACCTCTGCATGCGCTACTCCGGTCTCGTCATCCGGCTGATCAAGGAAAGCGGCATCACGCTGCTGGCCAAGGTGGCCGGCCTGCTGCTCGCGGCCATCGCCGTGGAGCTCGTCGCGAACTCCGTCCGCGGGTTCATCTCCGGCGCGGGCTGA
- a CDS encoding DUF2332 domain-containing protein, with product MDLDAIKGILRTFAEVEARGVSPLYEHLALQAAADDDVAGLLSDARDGEVRGTLLMAVAHRLVQADPIHPLSRYYPSLGGFDGVDSETWPLFRSFLLERASKARSLIASRYTQTNEVRRAALLYPGVARAAREAGGKVSLLEVGCSAGLLLGLDRFGYRYQCDGGDQLTAGPAKAAVGLHCALDLAPGATVPKLPKKLALLDRAGLDRAPVDLSDEDELAWLEACVWADQPDRIRLLRTAAAEQARHRPRLITGDGVDDLPAAAASLEGPLVVLTSHVLGYLSASRRAEFVSALASLADSRPVWWVSEEFYGAGLEAVLPGRADLTGSDGLATLGVVRWEDGKAEAHALARTAPHGQRMTWLPL from the coding sequence ATGGACCTGGACGCGATCAAGGGGATACTCCGCACGTTCGCGGAAGTGGAGGCCCGCGGGGTCTCGCCGCTGTACGAGCACCTGGCCCTGCAGGCGGCCGCGGACGACGACGTGGCGGGCCTGCTGTCGGACGCCCGCGACGGCGAGGTGCGCGGGACGCTGCTGATGGCGGTGGCCCACCGGCTGGTGCAGGCCGACCCGATCCACCCGCTTTCGCGGTACTACCCGTCGCTGGGTGGTTTCGACGGGGTGGATTCGGAGACGTGGCCGCTGTTCCGGTCGTTCCTGCTGGAGCGTGCCTCGAAGGCCCGTTCTTTGATCGCCTCGCGGTACACGCAGACCAACGAGGTCCGCCGGGCGGCGCTGCTGTACCCGGGCGTGGCGCGGGCGGCGCGCGAAGCGGGCGGGAAGGTGTCGCTGCTGGAGGTCGGCTGCAGCGCGGGGCTGCTGCTGGGCCTGGACCGCTTCGGCTACCGCTACCAGTGCGACGGCGGCGACCAGCTGACGGCCGGCCCGGCGAAGGCGGCGGTCGGGTTGCACTGCGCGCTGGACCTGGCGCCGGGCGCGACGGTGCCGAAGCTGCCGAAGAAGCTCGCGCTGCTGGACCGGGCGGGCCTGGACCGGGCGCCGGTGGACCTGTCGGACGAGGACGAGCTGGCCTGGCTGGAGGCGTGCGTCTGGGCGGACCAGCCGGACCGCATCAGGCTCCTGAGGACGGCGGCGGCCGAGCAGGCGCGCCACCGCCCGCGGTTGATCACCGGCGACGGCGTCGACGACCTGCCCGCGGCAGCGGCCTCGTTGGAGGGGCCGCTGGTGGTGCTGACGAGCCACGTCCTGGGGTATTTGTCCGCTTCGCGACGGGCGGAGTTCGTTTCGGCGCTGGCTTCGCTGGCTGATTCGCGGCCGGTGTGGTGGGTTTCGGAGGAGTTCTACGGGGCCGGGCTGGAGGCTGTGCTGCCCGGGCGTGCGGATCTGACGGGTTCGGACGGCCTGGCGACGCTGGGTGTCGTGCGGTGGGAGGACGGGAAGGCCGAGGCCCACGCCTTGGCACGGACCGCGCCGCACGGGCAGCGGATGACCTGGTTGCCGCTGTAG
- a CDS encoding helix-turn-helix transcriptional regulator codes for MSTELGAFLRSRRERLAPADAGLPATGRRRTPGLRREELALLAGISATWLTYLEQGRDVRPSGQVLDALARALRLTGAEQEHLHRLAGGRATSGESAAEEAAPEVAGVPALLGDNPAYVTGICYDVLALNAAAEELFRGIGLGGNVVRWLFTDAAAREVLLDWEREARGVLARLRAIAGRHPGHPRVTRLVAELTEASPEVRAWWPQYDVQFSHAGHKRLRHPRLGPVTVAHAAFHVAERPEQTLVVYHLVTP; via the coding sequence GTGAGCACCGAACTGGGCGCCTTCCTGCGCAGCCGCCGGGAGCGGCTGGCCCCGGCCGACGCGGGCCTGCCGGCCACCGGACGACGGCGGACGCCCGGGCTGCGCCGCGAGGAACTGGCCCTGCTGGCCGGGATCAGCGCCACCTGGCTCACCTACCTCGAGCAGGGCCGCGACGTGCGGCCCTCCGGCCAGGTGCTGGACGCGCTGGCCCGGGCGCTGCGGCTGACCGGCGCCGAGCAGGAGCACCTGCACCGCCTCGCCGGCGGCCGGGCGACGTCCGGGGAGAGCGCCGCCGAGGAAGCTGCGCCCGAGGTCGCGGGCGTCCCGGCGTTGCTGGGTGACAACCCCGCGTACGTCACCGGGATCTGCTACGACGTCCTCGCGCTCAACGCCGCCGCCGAGGAGCTGTTCCGGGGGATCGGGCTCGGCGGCAACGTCGTGCGCTGGCTGTTCACCGATGCGGCCGCCCGCGAGGTGCTCCTCGACTGGGAGCGGGAAGCGCGCGGCGTCCTGGCCCGGCTGCGCGCGATCGCGGGCCGCCACCCCGGCCACCCCCGCGTGACCCGGCTCGTGGCCGAGCTGACCGAGGCCAGCCCCGAGGTGCGCGCGTGGTGGCCGCAGTACGACGTCCAGTTCAGCCACGCGGGGCACAAGCGCCTGCGCCACCCCCGGCTGGGCCCGGTCACCGTGGCGCACGCGGCGTTCCACGTGGCCGAGCGGCCCGAGCAGACCCTGGTGGTCTACCACCTAGTGACGCCGTGA
- a CDS encoding MaoC family dehydratase, translated as MQFGRYYEEFEVGAVYKHWPGKTVTEYDDHMFCLLTMNHHPLHMDAHYAEETTDFGKNVVVGNYIYSLLLGMSVPDVSGKAIANLEVESLKHVKPTFHGDTIYGETEVLDKTPSKSKDDRGVVYVETRGYKQDGLIVCTFRRKVMVPKRSYGETRGGEQPGRPVPHE; from the coding sequence GTGCAGTTCGGTCGGTACTACGAGGAGTTCGAGGTCGGTGCGGTCTACAAGCACTGGCCGGGCAAAACGGTCACCGAATACGACGACCACATGTTCTGCCTGCTCACCATGAACCACCATCCGCTGCACATGGACGCGCACTACGCCGAGGAGACCACCGACTTCGGCAAGAACGTCGTGGTCGGGAACTACATCTACTCGCTGCTGCTCGGGATGTCGGTGCCCGACGTCTCCGGCAAGGCCATCGCGAACCTCGAGGTCGAATCGCTCAAGCACGTGAAGCCGACGTTCCACGGCGACACGATCTACGGCGAGACCGAGGTGCTCGACAAGACGCCGTCGAAGTCCAAGGACGACCGCGGCGTGGTGTACGTCGAGACGCGCGGCTACAAGCAGGACGGCCTGATCGTGTGCACCTTCCGGCGGAAGGTGATGGTGCCGAAGCGGTCGTACGGGGAGACTCGGGGCGGGGAGCAGCCGGGCCGGCCGGTGCCGCACGAATGA
- a CDS encoding PH domain-containing protein, with translation MFAPRDPDEYLLDTERRVIRIRRHWAVLLWDTFEAAALLAVCVLVSYLLPPALYIGQNILWYVALLVVLRFAYVVMEWWVERLVVTDKRFVMTTGVFTTKVLMMPISKVTDLSYVRTATGRMMGYGTMVVESAGQIQALNKIDFLPRPEEFYDTISELVFGDKQKQAERFSMIKAQRAARGKKPVG, from the coding sequence ATGTTCGCGCCACGCGACCCCGACGAGTACCTCCTCGACACCGAGCGGCGGGTCATCCGGATCCGCCGCCACTGGGCGGTGCTGCTGTGGGACACCTTCGAGGCGGCCGCGCTGCTGGCCGTCTGCGTCCTGGTGTCCTACCTGCTGCCACCGGCGTTGTACATCGGCCAGAACATCCTCTGGTACGTCGCGCTGCTCGTCGTCCTGCGGTTCGCCTACGTGGTGATGGAGTGGTGGGTCGAGCGCCTGGTGGTCACCGACAAGCGGTTCGTCATGACCACCGGGGTGTTCACCACGAAGGTGCTGATGATGCCGATCAGCAAGGTCACCGACCTCAGCTACGTCCGCACCGCCACCGGCCGCATGATGGGCTACGGCACGATGGTCGTCGAGTCCGCCGGTCAGATCCAGGCGCTCAACAAGATCGACTTCCTGCCGCGGCCCGAAGAGTTCTACGACACGATCTCCGAGCTGGTCTTCGGCGACAAGCAGAAGCAGGCAGAACGCTTCTCGATGATCAAGGCCCAGCGCGCCGCGCGCGGCAAGAAGCCGGTCGGGTAG
- a CDS encoding PHP domain-containing protein: MRIDLHAHSTASDGTDTPAGLVAAAARAGLDVVAITDHDTTAGWAPAAEAVSPGLTLVPGAELSTVSIDPGTGRQISVHLLAYLFDPTSEPIVTEQTRLRLERRTRLRRMAERMAADGLPIDADEIFGLLPEDSPPGRPHLAQALVRAGLVKSVDEAFADYLSPRRGYYVARRDTPVEEAIDMIAAAGGVTVIAHPFAFSRGATISEDTLAELAARGLTGVEADHPNHDAPTRARTRELAGELGLLVTGSSDYHGTNKTIKLGECTTDPGQFEELTSRATGFQVVKG; the protein is encoded by the coding sequence ATGCGCATCGACCTGCACGCCCATTCCACCGCTTCCGACGGCACCGACACGCCGGCCGGGCTCGTCGCCGCGGCCGCGAGAGCCGGGCTCGACGTCGTCGCGATCACCGACCACGACACCACCGCGGGCTGGGCGCCCGCCGCCGAGGCGGTGTCGCCCGGCCTGACCCTGGTCCCCGGCGCCGAGCTCTCCACGGTCTCGATCGACCCCGGCACCGGCCGGCAGATCAGCGTCCACCTGCTCGCCTACCTCTTCGACCCGACGTCCGAACCCATCGTCACCGAGCAGACCCGGCTGCGGCTCGAGCGCCGCACGCGGCTGCGGCGGATGGCCGAGCGGATGGCCGCCGACGGCCTGCCGATCGACGCCGACGAGATCTTCGGCCTGCTGCCCGAGGACTCCCCGCCCGGTCGCCCCCACCTGGCGCAGGCGCTGGTCCGCGCGGGGCTCGTCAAGTCCGTCGACGAGGCCTTCGCCGACTACCTCAGCCCCCGCCGCGGCTACTACGTCGCCCGGCGCGACACGCCCGTCGAAGAAGCCATCGACATGATCGCCGCGGCCGGCGGCGTCACGGTCATCGCGCACCCCTTCGCCTTCAGCCGCGGCGCCACCATCAGCGAAGACACCCTCGCCGAGCTGGCCGCGCGCGGCCTCACCGGCGTCGAGGCCGACCACCCCAACCACGACGCGCCGACGCGGGCCCGCACCCGCGAGCTGGCCGGCGAGCTCGGCCTGCTCGTCACCGGATCCAGCGACTACCACGGCACGAACAAGACGATCAAACTCGGCGAGTGCACCACCGATCCCGGGCAGTTCGAGGAACTCACCTCGCGCGCCACGGGCTTCCAAGTCGTGAAGGGCTGA
- a CDS encoding metallophosphoesterase family protein — protein sequence MPKALVVSDEVDERLWTDAVRAVSVDLVIGAGDLPYDYLAFLASALDVPCVFVPGNHDPDLSGYTRYGGLSMKDGFPTVWPGPAGGINADGRLVDVAGLRFAGLGGSVRYNDGPNQWTQRQQARRARGLVRRARFRRWRDGRDVDVLLTHAPPRGLGDREDPPHRGFACLHRTIEALRPKWLLHGHIHPHGEPVPDRVAGTTRIRNVVGHRIMEFG from the coding sequence ATGCCGAAAGCGCTGGTCGTCTCCGACGAGGTCGACGAGCGGCTGTGGACCGACGCGGTCCGCGCCGTCTCCGTCGACCTGGTCATCGGCGCCGGCGACCTGCCCTACGACTACCTGGCGTTCCTGGCGAGCGCGCTCGACGTGCCGTGCGTGTTCGTGCCCGGCAACCACGACCCCGACCTGAGCGGCTACACCCGCTACGGCGGGCTGTCCATGAAGGACGGTTTCCCGACGGTCTGGCCCGGCCCGGCGGGCGGCATCAACGCCGACGGACGGCTCGTCGACGTCGCCGGCCTGCGGTTCGCCGGGCTCGGCGGCTCGGTCCGCTACAACGACGGGCCGAACCAGTGGACGCAGCGCCAGCAGGCCCGGCGGGCCCGCGGGCTGGTCCGGCGCGCCCGCTTCCGGCGGTGGCGCGACGGGCGCGACGTCGACGTCCTGCTGACGCACGCGCCGCCGCGGGGCCTCGGCGACCGCGAGGACCCGCCGCACCGCGGGTTCGCGTGCCTGCACCGCACGATCGAGGCACTGCGCCCGAAGTGGCTGCTGCACGGGCACATCCACCCCCACGGCGAGCCGGTGCCGGACCGCGTCGCCGGCACGACCCGGATCCGCAACGTGGTGGGCCACCGGATCATGGAGTTCGGATGA
- a CDS encoding chromosome partitioning protein ParB → MKETGFPRADAENDFLRARRGQVLSRLSTWLRREPDDVNIMLPFHEVVEALGYLGEHRIGLRVIKLESIVGTVDRSRDFDRRFRPTSARVRERWERLALAARRGEEIPPIEVYRVGELHFIIDGHHRVSVAIAQGLSTIEASVTAVRTKLDPSGIRHRGDLIVKDYRRLFLERVPLTGHARASVIVSDPWDYAKLGEHVEAWGFRLMQDEGKFCDRASVAQRWFEEEFVPVVGMLRQAGLIGDRTDAEAYMWVAAERYRLIRTHRWDDDVIETLRSRRH, encoded by the coding sequence ATGAAAGAGACGGGATTCCCCCGCGCCGACGCGGAAAACGACTTCCTCCGCGCGCGCCGCGGCCAGGTGCTCTCGCGGCTTTCGACGTGGCTGCGCCGCGAGCCCGACGACGTCAACATCATGCTGCCGTTCCACGAGGTCGTGGAGGCGCTCGGCTACCTCGGCGAGCACCGGATCGGGCTGCGGGTGATCAAGCTGGAGTCGATCGTCGGCACGGTCGACCGCAGCCGCGACTTCGACCGCCGCTTCCGCCCGACGTCCGCCCGCGTCCGCGAGCGCTGGGAACGGCTGGCCCTGGCCGCCCGCCGCGGCGAGGAGATCCCGCCGATCGAGGTCTACCGCGTCGGCGAGCTGCACTTCATCATCGACGGCCACCACCGCGTCTCGGTGGCGATCGCCCAGGGACTGTCCACAATAGAGGCGTCGGTGACGGCGGTGCGGACCAAACTGGACCCGAGCGGCATCCGCCACCGCGGCGACCTGATCGTCAAGGACTACCGCCGCCTGTTCCTCGAGCGCGTCCCGCTGACCGGCCACGCCCGCGCGTCGGTGATCGTGTCGGACCCGTGGGACTACGCGAAGCTGGGCGAGCACGTGGAGGCGTGGGGCTTCCGCCTGATGCAGGACGAGGGCAAGTTCTGCGACCGGGCGAGCGTGGCGCAGCGCTGGTTCGAAGAGGAGTTCGTCCCGGTGGTGGGCATGCTGCGGCAGGCGGGCCTGATCGGCGACCGCACGGACGCCGAGGCGTACATGTGGGTGGCGGCGGAGCGGTACCGCCTGATCCGCACGCACCGCTGGGACGACGACGTCATCGAGACGCTGAGGTCACGGCGTCACTAG
- a CDS encoding SigE family RNA polymerase sigma factor produces the protein MARDVDFSEYFAARVQRFRRVAFALCGEWHAAEDLVQAMFVQLYRRWRRVRPATADAYARRILLNLFLAGRRGAGREHVTSSVPDRESPPGRDPSLRLDVERALAGLTPRQRAMVVLRFLEDLPVSEVAALLGVAEGTVKSQTARGVEALRVALPAPTTEES, from the coding sequence GTGGCACGAGACGTCGATTTCAGCGAGTACTTCGCCGCGCGGGTCCAGCGGTTCCGCCGGGTGGCGTTCGCGCTCTGTGGGGAATGGCACGCGGCGGAAGACCTGGTCCAGGCCATGTTCGTCCAGCTGTACCGGCGCTGGCGGCGGGTGCGCCCGGCCACGGCCGACGCCTACGCGCGCCGCATCCTGCTGAACCTGTTCCTCGCCGGACGGCGGGGCGCCGGGCGCGAGCACGTGACGTCTTCGGTGCCGGATCGGGAGTCGCCGCCCGGCCGCGACCCGTCGTTGCGGCTCGACGTGGAGCGCGCGCTGGCCGGGTTGACGCCCCGGCAGCGCGCGATGGTGGTCCTGCGGTTCCTCGAGGACCTCCCGGTGAGCGAGGTCGCGGCGCTGCTCGGCGTCGCGGAAGGAACGGTCAAGTCCCAGACGGCCCGCGGGGTCGAGGCCTTGCGCGTGGCTCTGCCTGCGCCGACGACGGAGGAGTCGTGA